The genomic region GATCTTGTGAAAACCCACAATCTGATTCCCGGCCAGAGAAGTGTTGTCGCCACACCCCATGCCACCGACGCCAGTTACTATATTTACGATCTGCAACAAAAAAGCCTGGCGGCAGATTGCGACAATTTCCAGCCCGAACGGCGACGAGAAGGAAGCTGCCAGTGTTGCCAACATTGGCGGCGATGGGCTGGCTTCTTTTCTGGAAAACTTTGGCGGCAAAGACCGCGACGTTCCCAAGTTGGCCCTGTACCGGCTGTGGCTGGGCCCTGATGTCGACCATCTGAAATGCTTAACCATTGCCCACGGCGACGGCGCATGGGGCCAGCTGCACGATTGCTACTTTCTGGCCGAAGGGGACCAAGACAAACTGGCCGCTTTGTTCGATCGGTTGCAGCACCAGTATGGAACGCCAACTTTAGGCGAAGCGAAAAAGCAGATTGCCCCTATTTCTGATCGGCCGCTGTCCGCCGAGTTGAAACAGCAGCTTCGCACCTTGCCGCAGGCCAACTTGGTTCCGGCCAAGTAACTCTCCAAAAAATTTTGCCCAGTTTTAGGCCACTCGTTTGGTATAGTGTGCCGACCAGCGGCTAGCTGTTCGCGATTAGCAACTAGCCGTTAGCAATTAGCAACTAGCGAGAAATCCCTAGCCACTAGCGACTCACTCCGAATTTTTAGTCCACGGTCACCCGCCATTCAACTTTCAACAATGCAAACTACTTGCCACAAACCTGCCGCATTATGTCAGCGGTTCATTTGCCGGTTGCCGAGAGTTTGCCGAGCCGCGGCGGGTGCGCTGGCGACAGAATTGAGCAATTTTGTCACGAAAATAAAATCCGGCATTCAGTGCTTCATGGCAGCGGCTTGCCGAGTAACGTTCGCCTTGGGAAAGCGGTCCTGAATGGCCTGCACGGTAATTTCCTCCTCGCGGAGCGCTTCCATGGCCCGCACGCAGGCGTCGGCGGCCGGGATGGTGGTCACGCAGGGAATGCCCGCTTGCACGGCGGCGGCGCGAATGCGGCCTTCGTCGGTGCGGGCGCCTTTGCCGCTGGGGGTGTTCATAATCAGCTTGACCGTGCCGTTTTTCAGATGGTCGAGCAAGTTGGGGTGACCTTCCTGCAATTTTTTCACTGGCTCGACAGGAATTCCCGCCTGGGCAAATTTGGCGGCGGTATTGGTGGTCGCCAACAAGGTGTAGCCCATGGCGACCAGCCGGCGCGCAACTTCGACCATGTGTTCCTTCTGGGCCGGCGAAGCCACGCTGATGAAAATGCTTCCTTCGCGCGGCAACAACACGCCGGCGGCCAATTGGCTTTTGGCAAAGGCGATCGAAAAGCTCTCGCTGACGCCCATTACTTCCCCCGTGGAGCGCATTTCCGGGCCCAGCACAATATCGACACCGGCGAACTTGACGAACGGAAACACGCTTTCCTTCACCGAAACTTGTGCCGGAATGGGCTCGCTGTTCACGCCTTGCTCGGCGAGCGAAATTCCCGCCATCACTTTCGCAGCCACACCCGCCACCGGCAGACCAGTCGCCTTGGCCACAAATGGCACGGTGCGGCTGGCCCGGGGATTTACTTCCAACACATACAGCACCTGGCGGCCCTCTTCGCGCTTGATGGCGTATTGCACGTTCATCAAGCCCACCACTCGCAGGTGCTTGGCCAACGCCGTGGTGGCATCGCGAATTTCCTGCAAGATGGGGCCGGTGAGGCTGTACGGCGGCAGGGCGCAGGCGGAATCGCCGGAATGCACGCCGGCTTCTTCGATGTGCTCCATAATGCCCGCCACAATAACGCGCTGGCCGTCGCCAATGGCATCGACATCCACCTCAATCGCGTCTTCCAAAAACCGATCGATCAATACCGGTTGCCCTTGCGAGACGACAAAAGCCTCAACGACGAATCGCTCCAACTGCGATTGATCGTAGCAAATTTCCATGGCCCGGCCGCCAAGCACGAAACTGGGGCGAACCAGGTTCGGATAGCCGATGCGCGCAGCTTCGGTCCGGGCTTGATCCATGGTTCGGGCGATGCCGTTGGCCGGTTGCCGCAAGCCGAGCCGCTGCAAAATGCGCTGGAATTTTTCACGGTCTTCGGCATCTTCAATAGTATCGACGCTGGTGCCGATGATGGGCACGCCGGCGGTGGCCAAAGCGCGCGAGAGATTCAACGGCGTTTGCCCGCCAAATTGCACGATGACTCCGTCGGGTTGCACGCGATCGCAAATGTTCAGCACGTCTTCCGCCGTGAGCGGCTCGAAGAAGAGCAAATCGCTGGTATCGTAATCGGTGCTGACCGTTTCCGGATTGGAATTGACCATCACGCTTTCGATGCCCAACTCGCGCAGGGCGAAGCTGGCATGGCAGCAGCAATAATCGAACTCAATGCCTTGGCCAATGCGGTTGGGTCCGCCGCCCAAAATCATAATCCGCTTGCCACCGGCCGGCTTGGGAGGCACTTCGTCTTCGATTTCGTACGTCG from Pirellulales bacterium harbors:
- the carB gene encoding carbamoyl-phosphate synthase large subunit, with the translated sequence MPRRNDLHKILIIGSGPIVIGQACEFDYSGTQACKALREEGYEVVLVNSNPATIMTDPSTADRTYIEPLTWEIVAKVIERERPDALLPTLGGQTGLNLAMDLVKHGVLEKYDVEMIGANANVIAKAEDRELFKQAMLKIGLDIPRGQTVHSLDEAREGLKEIGLPCVIRPSFTLGGSGGGFAYNREEFDTIVRRGLDLSPVHEVLIEESILGWKEYEMEVMRDADDNVVIICSIENFDPMGIHTGDSITVAPAQTLTDKEYQRMRDASLAVIREIGVETGGSNIQFAIHPRNGRMTVIEMNPRVSRSSALASKATGFPIAKIAAKLAVGYRLHELPNDITRETMACFEPTIDYVVTKVPRFAFEKFPEADARLTTQMKSVGETMAIGRTFKESFQKALRGLEVGSFGFGCDSKDLWGTPQQPSREEIRAKLAVPSADRIWYVRYAFKDGMSIEEIHELTYIDPWFLDQLQQIIELENEIRQVPALDQLSDELFRRAKQFGFSDRQLATLLYTTEMEVRADRKRRGIIATFKSVDTCAAEFEAYTPYYYSTYEIEDEVPPKPAGGKRIMILGGGPNRIGQGIEFDYCCCHASFALRELGIESVMVNSNPETVSTDYDTSDLLFFEPLTAEDVLNICDRVQPDGVIVQFGGQTPLNLSRALATAGVPIIGTSVDTIEDAEDREKFQRILQRLGLRQPANGIARTMDQARTEAARIGYPNLVRPSFVLGGRAMEICYDQSQLERFVVEAFVVSQGQPVLIDRFLEDAIEVDVDAIGDGQRVIVAGIMEHIEEAGVHSGDSACALPPYSLTGPILQEIRDATTALAKHLRVVGLMNVQYAIKREEGRQVLYVLEVNPRASRTVPFVAKATGLPVAGVAAKVMAGISLAEQGVNSEPIPAQVSVKESVFPFVKFAGVDIVLGPEMRSTGEVMGVSESFSIAFAKSQLAAGVLLPREGSIFISVASPAQKEHMVEVARRLVAMGYTLLATTNTAAKFAQAGIPVEPVKKLQEGHPNLLDHLKNGTVKLIMNTPSGKGARTDEGRIRAAAVQAGIPCVTTIPAADACVRAMEALREEEITVQAIQDRFPKANVTRQAAAMKH